A window of Cryptosporidium parvum Iowa II chromosome 1, whole genome shotgun sequence contains these coding sequences:
- a CDS encoding calcium antiporter, Na/Ca exchange associated membrane protein with 11 transmembrane domains, producing MVLQRMRATSYLRRTMSDPFSRRRTTLPYIVGIFSQKNDLCKNLMNTGISKNSFKETKIPNYTWKSDAIAVLDIFFTKLNILFLFVPFGVLSYYLEWGALATFWFNFIALIPLANLLGIFTEELALHTGEVVGGLLNATFGNAVEAILTVQGIRAGLITVVQGTLLGSILSNLLLVLGMSFFAGGIFHHVQKFNEKGASFSTSLLMLSCMAISIPTIVAQFDLPQHNILMISRLTAILLSFTYVLFLFFQLYTHINLFRDESVASNDKSYPSYMIDNISSVKYPNALPNIEIYNNNIYKNYPIISQNFNNYQLYDVCLELPTISWQIGTVLILLCTILISIISECLVDSINGFISEWRFSENFIGVILLPLVGNAAEHITAVSVAIKNKTDLTIGVAIGSSTQIALFVVPFSVIVGWLLGKPMTLSFTPVSAIILLLTNLIVIGIVQDGESNWFEGILLIISYCIVAVVYWYI from the coding sequence ATGGTTCTTCAACGTATGAGAGCTACGTCTTATTTAAGACGTACAATGTCAGATCCATTTTCACGTCGAAGAACAACTTTACCTTATATTGTTGGTATTTTTAGTCAGAAAAACGATTTATGTAAGAACTTAATGAACACAGGTATAAGTAAGAATTCATTCAAAGAGACAAAAATACCTAATTATACTTGGAAATCTGATGCAATCGCTGTTTtagatatattttttacaaaactaaatatattatttttatttgttccTTTTGGAGTtttaagttattatttagaATGGGGTGCTCTAGCTACGTTTTGGTTCAATTTCATTGCATTAATTCCCCTTGCAAATCTTCTTGGGATATTTACAGAGGAATTAGCATTACATACAGGTGAGGTTGTTGGTGGTCTTTTAAATGCAACATTTGGGAATGCAGTTGAAGCTATTTTAACAGTTCAGGGAATTAGAGCAGGTCTTATCACGGTTGTACAAGGAACGCTTTTGGGCTCAATACTTTCTAACCTATTACTTGTACTTGGAATGTCATTCTTTGCAGGTGGGATATTTCATCATGTCCAGAAATTTAACGAAAAGGGTGCATCGTTTTCCACATCCCTACTCATGCTATCATGCATGGCAATCTCGATACCCACAATTGTCGCCCAATTTGACCTTCCTCAgcataatattttaatgataTCAAGATTAACCGCTATTTTACTTTCATTTACCtatgtattatttttgttctTTCAATTATATACGCATATCAATCTATTCAGAGATGAAAGTGTTGCATCAAATGATAAAAGCTACCCTTCTTATATGATTGACAATATAAGTTCAGTTAAATATCCAAACGCTCTTCCCAACATTGAGATatataataacaatatttataagAATTACCCTATTATTTCACaaaactttaataattaccAATTATACGACGTTTGCCTTGAATTACCTACTATTTCATGGCAAATAGGAACAGTTCTGATACTATTATGTACTATTCTCATATCTATAATCAGTGAATGCCTTGTCGATTCAATTAATGGATTCATTTCAGAATGGCGATTCTCCGAAAATTTTATTGGAGTAATTTTACTTCCACTTGTTGGTAATGCTGCCGAACACATTACTGCAGTATCAGTTGcaataaaaaacaaaacTGATTTAACAATTGGAGTAGCTATTGGAAGCTCAACTCAGATTGCTTTATTTGTTGTTCCGTTCAGTGTCATTGTTGGCTGGTTATTAGGAAAGCCAATGACGCTTTCATTTACGCCCGTCTCTGCAATAATTTTACTGTTGACAAACCTTATTGTAATTGGAATTGTCCAGGATGGTGAATCAAATTGGTTTGAAGGTATTTTGCTAATTATCAGCTACTGCATTGTTGCCGTTGTATATTGGTATATATAA
- a CDS encoding Ser/Thr protein kinase produces IMKRGFLKNLVNKRSYEQKKNETLKVEIDDFELFELIGTGNFTQVFRAFDIVNKTYVAIKVANKSQLRALKKEGEILNEKKICTKLNNSRSRNVIKLLNSFANEENVYLVYELCTDGELWQKILPIGIKPLRQAVYYLAQLLIAIEDIHNLNIVHRDIKAENCLLMKNGQLKLADFGSSIHLDDVVCNSQNCGSSCECRFTINRGRREFKYFVGTPQFMAPETIRNKPPTKAVDLWSFGCTVFQVICGYPPFNAPSEFLVFCRVFQNGLRFPPDFPKDAKLLVESLLKQEPSERATIEEVKKSKFFEDVNFRELISEKEYLNFPPSLKDLCLIQVAKSYEKYKTEDLEKLNALDDSDTILGRLRFEAERKEYEGPRDTWQSEFCDQIFNENISGNTNNCTSSSSSESNSE; encoded by the exons ATAATGAAACGAggttttttaaaaaatctcGTAAATAAACGAAGTTATgaacagaaaaaaaatgagacATTGAAG GTTGAAATAGATGATTTTGagttatttgaattaatagGTACAGGAAACTTTACTCAAGTTTTTCGTGCCTTTGATATAGTCAATAAAACATACGTTGCAATTAAAGTTGCTAACAAGTCACAATTAAGAGCATTGAAAAAAGAAggtgaaatattaaatgaaaagaaaatatgtACTAAACTAAATAATTCCCGTTCAAGGAATGTAATTAAactattaaattcatttgcaaatgaagaaaatgttTATTTGGTATATGAACTTTGTACAGATGGAGAGTTATGGCAAAAAATCCTCCCTATTGGAATAAAACCATTGAGACAAGCAGTTTACTATTTAGCTCAATTATTGATTGCAATAGAGGATATACACAATTTGAACATAGTTCATCGTGATATTAAAGCAGAAAACTGTTTGCTAATGAAAAATGGACAGCTTAAGTTGGCAGATTTTGGATCATCAATTCATTTAGACGATGTTGTTTGCAACTCCCAAAATTGTGGTTCTTCGTGTGAATGCAGATTCACTATAAACAGAGGTAGAagagaatttaaatattttgttgGGACGCCGCAGTTCATGGCACCTGAAACTATACGAAATAAGCCACCAACAAAAGCAGTTGATCTATGGAGTTTTGGTTGTACTGTATTCCAAGTGATTTGCGGATACCCTCCATTTAATGCTCCTAGTGaatttcttgttttttGCAGAGTTTTTCAAAATGGATTGAGGTTTCCTCCAGATTTTCCCAAAGATGCAAAGCTATTAGTAGAGTCTTTACTCAAACAAGAACCTTCTGAAAGAGCGACAATTGAAGAGGTAAAGaaatccaaattttttgaagatgTTAATTTTAGAGAATTAATAAGTGAAAAAGAATATCTTAATTTTCCACCTTCATTGAAAGATTTATGCCTAATTCAGGTCGCAAAATCATATGAAAAGTATAAAACGGAAGATCTAGAAAAGCTAAATGCTTTAGATGATTCAGACACAATTCTGGGAAGATTAAGATTCGAAGCTGAGAGAAAGGAATATGAAGGCCCGCGCGATACATGGCAAAGCGAATTTTGCGACCAAATTTTCAATGAGAATATTTCAGGAAACACAAATAATTGCacttcatcttcttcatctgaAAGCAATAGTGAGTAA
- a CDS encoding n-terminal acetyltransferase complex ard1: KFNISLFSSSLHCAFILSEFNMPQETALIYRPLKLSDIFKINKVNLDSFTETYNMNYYGDYLSTWPELCFVCEAPDHSIAGYLVSKVEGEGDQWHGHVTALSVSQQYRNSGVATKLMKFLEDISTQLNCHFIDLFVRPSNEKAVKFYKQLGYYVHQTIPSYYTDEDGYDMRKLICNKNLE; encoded by the coding sequence aaatttaatatttcattatttagCTCAAGCTTGCACTGTGCATTTATCTTGTCCGAATTTAATATGCCTCAAGAGACAGCTCTAATTTATCGCCCTTTGAAACTATCTGACATTTTCAAGATTAACAAAGTTAACTTGGACAGTTTTACAGAGACATACAACATGAATTATTATGGAGATTATCTTTCAACCTGGCCTGAACTTTGTTTTGTATGCGAAGCACCAGACCATTCAATAGCGGGCTATCTTGTTTCCAAAGTTGAAGGAGAGGGCGATCAATGGCATGGCCATGTAACTGCCCTTTCTGTTTCTCAACAATATAGAAATTCGGGTGTTGCAACTAAACTTATGAAATTCTTAGAAGACATAAGCACACAGTTGAATTGTCATTTTATTGACTTGTTTGTGAGGCCTTCTAATGAGAAAGCAGTCAAATTTTACAAGCAACTCGGATACTATGTACACCAAACAATTCCCTCATATTATACTGATGAAGATGGGTATGACATGAGAAAACTGATTTGCAATAAAAATCTGGAGTAA
- a CDS encoding ankyrin-related protein, translated as MSCVKSKEDSNLGDAYGDITRLFSTVTNGTTVEAIKYIVALVGSSKEKMDIEEHLLGYKDGNGRNVCHFVCSAKRNDTLKAIIKLAPGIVNSLDNSNENPLFLSVRAQDIESVTTLLKSGVEITRKNSSGCNVLHYACQVADLNLVKLIISSLKSENPSEIDLFVNTCSDEFGTPLQWACMTNNKELISYLLNNKSNPNKAPLGKLIPSPLMITIGIGNTELTELLLKSGALLAEAMDSEGYTPIFAAVEKNDVELLSLIIKYMKLQLCDASNQIVKGNSIYSYAINNRCSEEIMEILKSHALDSIKIDNIQQIEQGQSTQIESIESIESSEYSSLNDEKKSSEPDISPEVIIEQDLEDISNYNEVEAERLKAEANSFFKEGQFEKSIEMYSNALSHLMMKKNNLSEGAITLKSSILSNRSLSYIKIGDSSKALFDATSCIYINPKWSKGYYRCSQVYHMIGDVANQACYLWDAITNENSNSALKQEYLDAFSQIMKKHRQSQ; from the coding sequence ATGAGTTGCGTTAAATCGAAAGAGGATTCTAATTTAGGAGATGCATATGGTGACATTACACGTCTATTTAGTACCGTTACGAATGGAACGACAGTAGAGGcaatcaaatatattgtGGCTCTAGTCGGGAGCtctaaagaaaaaatggatATTGAAGAGCATTTGTTGGGGTACAAAGATGGAAATGGAAGAAATGTTTGCCATTTTGTCTGCTCTGCAAAAAGAAATGACACATTAAAGGCTATTATAAAGCTTGCTCCAGGAATAGTTAATAGTCTTGACAACAGTAATGAAAACCCACTTTTTCTTTCAGTAAGAGCTCAGGATATTGAATCAGTCACTACATTGTTAAAAAGTGGGGTCGAAAttacaagaaaaaattcaagTGGTTGCAACGTGTTACATTATGCATGTCAAGTTGCAGACCTCAACCTGGTGAAACTGATTATTTCCAGCCTAAAAAGTGAAAACCCATCTGAAATAGACTTATTTGTCAACACATGTAGTGATGAATTTGGAACTCCTCTTCAATGGGCTTGCATGACTAACAATAAAGAGTTGATTAGTTAccttttaaataataagagTAACCCAAATAAAGCCCCATTAGGTAAATTAATTCCTTCTCCTCTTATGATAACTATTGGAATTGGGAACACTGAACTTACCGAATTACTTTTGAAATCTGGAGCACTTTTGGCCGAAGCTATGGATTCAGAAGGGTATACACCAATCTTTGCTGCAGTTGAAAAGAATGATGTTGAGTTATTATCACTAATCATTAAATACATGAAGTTGCAGTTATGCGATGCTTCAAACCAAATTGTTAAAGGGAATTCTATTTATTCATATGCAATAAACAATCGTTGTTCTGAGGAAATCAtggaaattttgaaaagtcATGCATTAGATAGTataaaaattgataatattcaGCAAATTGAACAAGGACAATCTACACAAATTGAATCCATAGAATCGATTGAATCGAGTGaatattcttcattaaacgacgaaaaaaaatcttctGAGCCCGATATATCTCCTGAAGTAATTATTGAACAGGATCTAGAAGATATAAGTAATTACAATGAAGTCGAGGCTGAACGGCTTAAAGCAGAGgcaaattcattttttaaagaaggccaatttgaaaaatcaaTCGAAATGTATTCAAATGCTCTCAGCCatttaatgatgaaaaagaaCAACTTATCTGAAGGTGCAATCACTCTCAAATCAAGTATACTTTCTAATAGGTCTCTTTCTTACATAAAGATAGGAGACTCTTCTAAGGCTTTATTTGATGCTACATCATGTATTTACATAAATCCCAAATGGAGCAAAGGGTACTACAGATGCTCTCAAGTTTATCATATGATAGGTGATGTGGCAAATCAAGCCTGTTATCTATGGGATGCAATTACAAACGAAAATTCAAATAGCGCACTAAAGCAGGAATATTTGGATGCTTTTTCccaaataatgaaaaaacaCAGGCAAAGCCAATAG
- a CDS encoding HUSSY-3 like methyltransferase gives KIMTRPETQAPPELYYNESEAIKYSKSSRIIDIQTKLTERAIELLLLPQHPCLILDIGCGTGISGSVLEDHNHVWVGIDISVGMLNVLDIYDDDSESTGDALLADMGELLRFRPGVFDGAISISVLQWLCNADRKSHDPYKRLLVFFKWLFNSLNRGSRAVFQFYPDSPSQVEMITSAALKSGFGGGLVVDFPNSSKAKKYYLCLWAGFYSTIPQTLPQGLTDENDEEMTSASNLGRSGCKLKTKKRGNKREHRVKSREWILEKKNVQRLKGFEVRPDSKYTGRKRKSGF, from the exons AAGATAATGACTCGACCTGAAACTCAGGCTCCACCAGAGTTG TATTATAATGAATCAGAGGCTATAAAGTATTCAAAGAGCAGCCgaattattgatattcAAACTAAGTTAACAGAGAGAGCAATTGAACTACTTTTATTACCTCAACACCCCTGTTTGATATTGGATATTGGGTGCGGAACTGGAATAAGTGGCTCAGTTTTAGAAGATCACAACCACGTTTGGGTTGGAATAGATATTAGCGTAGGCATGTTAAATGTACTGGATATATACGATGATGACTCAGAGTCAACCGGTGATGCTTTACTTGCTGATATGGGAGAACTTTTACGGTTCAGACCTGGCGTTTTTGATGGAGCAATAAGTATATCTGTTTTACAATGGCTTTGTAATGCTGATAGAAAATCACATGATCCTTATAAGAGGCTTTTAGTTTTCTTTAAATGGCTTTTCAACTCATTAAATAGAGGTTCAAGAGCAGTGTTCCAGTTTTACCCGGATTCCCCTTCTCAAGTGGAAATGATTACTTCAGCTGCTTTAAAGTCTGGCTTTGGAGGGGGATTAGTGGTTGATTttccaaattcttcaaaagcAAAAAAATACTATCTTTGTTTATGGGCAGGGTTCTATTCTACAATACCTCAAACCCTCCCGCAAGGACTAACAGACgaaaatgatgaagaaatgACTTCAGCAAGTAATTTGGGAAGATCAGGATGCAAGTTAAAGACAAAGAAAAGGGGCAACAAAAGAGAGCATAGAGTAAAGTCAAGGGAGTGGATTTTGGAAAAGAAGAATGTTCAGAGACTTAAGGGCTTTGAAGTCCGTCCAGATTCCAAATATACaggaagaaaaagaaagagcGGGTTTTAA
- a CDS encoding methionine aminopeptidase with MYND finger at N-terminus, whose product MTDNTDELNDSKIFSCEGCGSNTKSKLSCPQCKKLGLKTSFFCSQVCFKENWAIHKLKHQLGGSNKEVAKVSLDLVKKNVILDDPRTWVNCSHISKFIGFNGFTGPLRPYPISIKRKVPSHILRPDYADDKEGRPFSELKRKKSSAIVTATAEEIELLRECCKIGREALDIAASMIKPGVTTDAIDEAVHNFIISKNSYPSPLNYWEFPKSCCTSVNEIICHGIPDFRPLEEGDIVNVDISVYYKGVHSDLNETFPVGKVDEKSMKLMKVAYQCLEESIKICKPGTMYREIGNLIQSICDKQGFSVVKTYCGHGVGALFHCAPNVPHYKNNKAVGTMKPGHVFTIEPMINAGRFEDITWPDDWTSATLDGSRSAQFEHTLLITETGVEVLTKRLESSPKLEILSEIE is encoded by the coding sequence ATGACGGATAATACTGATGAGTTGAATGATTCCAAGATTTTTTCATGTGAAGGCTGTGGTTCCAAcacaaaatcaaaattatcatGCCCTCAATGCAAGAAGTTGGGACTAAAGacatcttttttttgttcCCAAGTCTGCTTTAAAGAAAACTGGGCCATTCATAAACTAAAACATCAATTAGGAGGAAGTAACAAAGAAGTTGCTAAAGTTTCTCTTGACTTGGTTAAAAAGAATGTAATCCTAGATGATCCTAGAACATGGGTTAATTGCTCACATATTTCAAAGTTTATAGGCTTTAATGGTTTCACAGGGCCTTTAAGACCCTATCCAATAAGTATTAAACGAAAGGTTCCAAGCCATATCTTGAGGCCAGACTACGCTGATGATAAGGAGGGAAGACcattttctgaattaaaaagaaaaaaaagttctGCAATTGTTACAGCAACAGCTGAAGAAATTGAGCTCCTTAGAGAATGTTGTAAGATAGGAAGAGAAGCTCTTGATATTGCTGCTTCTATGATAAAACCTGGAGTAACAACTGATGCTATTGACGAAGCTGTtcataatttcattatttctaaaaacTCTTATCCTTCTCCATTGAATTATTGGGAGTTTCCAAAGTCGTGTTGCACCTCTGTTAATGAGATAATATGCCATGGGATCCCTGATTTCAGGCCATTGGAAGAAGGGGATATTGTAAATGTTGACATTTCTGTATATTATAAAGGAGTACACTCGGATTTAAATGAAACGTTTCCGGTTGGAAAAGTTGACGAGAAATcaatgaaattaatgaaagtGGCTTATCAATGCTTAGAGGAAAGTATCAAGATTTGCAAGCCTGGTACAATGTACAGAGAAATAGGCAATCTGATTCAGTCAATTTGTGATAAACAAGGCTTTTCTGTTGTAAAAACTTACTGTGGGCATGGAGTTGGAGCTTTATTTCATTGTGCTCCTAATGTGCCTCACTATAAGAATAACAAGGCCGTCGGAACTATGAAACCAGGCCATGTATTTACAATTGAGCCAATGATTAATGCAGGTAGATTTGAAGATATAACTTGGCCAGATGATTGGACATCGGCAACATTAGATGGAAGTAGATCCGCTCAATTTGAACATACTTTGTTGATTACCGAGACTGGAGTAGAAGTTTTGACTAAAAGATTGGAAAGCTCACCTAAACTTGAAATTCTTTCTGAAATAGAGTAG
- a CDS encoding RNA polymerase II B3 subunit: MMLGKGMRSPKAEITELTPNSIRFTLSNTDLSMANTLRRIILAEIPTLAIDLVTMIDNTSVLHDEFIVHRMGLIPLDSTNIRDFNFKDRCECQERCNKCSVEYLLDVTCEGGATRNVTHYDIQPVATSTLVPMPVPKKDDSVDGMNNGILIAKLGPGQRIAMRMTACKGIGKFHAKWIPVSVATFTNEADVRINYSLSSNLTLKQRKEIVNCCPKDVFALGGSTSKTEYALNKNSAYSTKTKTEELPDLEVVSSKSCIFCNECVNLTKNYGYINPVLIRVDTKPDKFHFLVESTGALPVESIVELAFEILQEKLNTLSRGVARSETAQSGLDTNGSGGVNITADERAMDLVLDLS; this comes from the coding sequence ATGATGTTGGGAAAGGGAATGAGATCTCCCAAGGCGGAGATTACAGAGTTAACTCCAAACTCAATAAGGTTTACCCTTTCTAACACAGATTTGAGTATGGCAAATACTTTGagaagaataattttagCAGAAATTCCAACTCTAGCTATTGATCTTGTTACTATGATAGACAACACATCTGTTTTGCACGATGAATTTATTGTCCATAGAATGGGTTTGATTCCTTTAGATAGCACAAATATACGTGATTTTAACTTCAAGGATAGATGTGAATGCCAAGAACGCTGCAACAAGTGCTCTGTTGAGTATTTGTTGGATGTAACATGTGAGGGTGGTGCTACAAGGAATGTAACTCATTATGATATTCAGCCAGTTGCAACTTCTACTTTAGTTCCAATGCCTGTCCCAAAGAAGGACGACTCAGTTGATGGCATGAATAATGGAATTTTAATAGCTAAGCTTGGCCCAGGACAGAGAATTGCAATGAGAATGACAGCTTGTAAGGGTATTGGAAAGTTTCACGCAAAATGGATCCCAGTTTCAGTTGCTACATTCACAAATGAAGCGGATGTGAGAATAAACTATTCTCTTTCTTCTAATCTAACTTTGAAACAACGTAAGGAAATTGTCAATTGTTGCCCTAAAGATGTTTTTGCTCTGGGAGGTAGTACTTCAAAGACTGAATATGCCTTGAACAAAAACTCTGCCTATTCTACCAAAACAAAGACAGAGGAACTTCCTGATCTAGAAGTTGTAAGTTCAAAGTCATGCATTTTTTGTAACGAATGTGTAAATCTAACTAAAAATTACGGTTACATTAATCCTGTCTTGATCAGAGTTGATACTAAACCTGAtaaatttcatttcttGGTAGAGTCTACAGGAGCCCTACCTGTCGAAAGTATTGTAGAACTtgcttttgaaattttacaagaaaaattaaatactttaaGTAGAGGAGTTGCTCGCTCTGAAACAGCACAGAGCGGATTGGATACTAATGGTTCTGGTGGGGTAAATATTACTGCTGATGAAAGAGCAATGGATTTAGTACTAGACTTATCTTAG
- a CDS encoding Ro ribonucleoprotein-binding protein 1, RNA binding protein with 3x RRM domains: MIDEGASELEVVKVGEEEVGYNKEVEEEEEGRSLSTFSDKEVESKDLASLEKSGPTEAGEEGYASANVTELSVPDPNLNGHPTGDVSEDDVSSYENDRKLINGKVKDLSIGSRTEEGLLTGGEAASEEGEEPGETETVTDNSASGKSDKQGIKGIPRIPRRRSRSPSLEEGQSVEEFSKISGSFSPHNSGTIDSSHKKRRKRANSGWDAQSNNSCNSPNLAPVPGNPHGHFSGVSGTLTGNNGVVTNSNSNLGMGPGHSTIGSGNSIGANSTVSSGTTTGAGPRQSSQISRIYVGSLDYSLNEADLKQVFGSFGPIVNIDMPREGNRSKGFCFIEYTSQESAEMALATMNRFVLKGRPIRVGRPTNAASSNGNQSGSGGIGGGGSGNVINPNIAVFNNNHITHQNHQIQSETTHGTGIATHSQNRIYIGSVPYSFTTDDLRHIFKTFGVILSCQLIPSIEKPGTHRGYGFIEFGTADQAKLAIETMNGFEVGGKQLKVNVATALKPQVGGGGGGTQSGVSGATVGQIPMINPIQNVIPSQMPSMGIPHQMVLPSMMQMPNVAPPPLPIYQQPPGYPLSNGPAPYQIPGAISGSASSTNIILLTNMVGPDEIDDELKEEVKIECSKYGKVYDVRIHVSNNISKPSDRVRIFVVFESPSMAQIAVPALNNRWFGGNQVFCSLYNTERYYSSFLDD, from the coding sequence ATGATTGATGAAGGAGCTTCTGAGCTTGAAGTTGTGAAGGTTGGAGAAGAAGAAGTTGGGTATAATAAAGAGGTtgaggaggaggaggaagGCCGTAGTCTTAGCACTTTCTCAGATAAGGAAGTAGAGTCCAAGGACCTCGCAAGTCTCGAAAAATCGGGCCCAACTGAAGCTGGGGAAGAAGGCTATGCATCTGCCAATGTTACGGAGCTTTCAGTACCGGATCCTAACTTAAATGGGCATCCTACTGGGGATGTATCAGAGGATGATGTAAGTAGTTACGAAAATGATaggaaattaataaatggtAAGGTAAAGGATCTGAGTATCGGATCTCGCACCGAGGAGGGTCTGTTGACAGGTGGAGAAGCTGCCTCTGAAGAGGGAGAGGAGCCTGGCGAAACTGAGACTGTTACCGATAATTCTGCCTCTGGAAAATCAGACAAACAGGGAATAAAGGGTATCCCTAGGATACCTAGAAGAAGGTCTAGGAGTCCTAGTCTGGAGGAGGGTCAGAGTGTTGAGGAGTTTAGCAAAATCAGCGGTTCCTTTTCGCCTCATAATTCAGGTACAATTGACTCAAGCCATAAGAAACGCAGGAAAAGAGCAAATTCGGGATGGGACGCTCAGAGCAACAATAGCTGCAACTCCCCGAACTTAGCTCCCGTACCAGGAAATCCTCATGGCCATTTCTCAGGGGTATCTGGTACCTTAACTGGAAATAATGGAGTTGTAACTAACTCGAATTCTAATTTGGGTATGGGTCCTGGACATTCTACCATAGGATCCGGAAATAGTATCGGAGCAAACTCTACTGTGAGCTCAGGTACAACAACAGGGGCGGGGCCCAGGCAAAGCAGTCAGATATCTCGCATCTATGTCGGTTCTCTGGATTATTCACTGAACGAGGCGGATCTTAAGCAGGTTTTTGGCTCATTCGGCCCAATCGTGAATATTGACATGCCCAGAGAAGGCAACCGCTCTAAAGGCTTCTGCTTTATCGAGTACACATCACAGGAGTCAGCAGAGATGGCTTTGGCCACAATGAACAGGTTTGTACTAAAAGGAAGACCAATTAGGGTAGGCAGGCCTACTAATGCGGCATCTAGTAATGGTAATCAATCCGGAAGCGGAGGCATAGGAGGAGGGGGCTCAGGGAATGTCATTAATCCAAATATTGCTGTTTTTAATAACAACCATATTACCCATcaaaatcatcaaattcaatCAGAAACTACTCACGGAACAGGAATTGCAACTCATTCACAAAACAGAATTTATATTGGTTCTGTTCCCTACTCTTTTACAACTGACGATCTGAGGCATATTTTCAAGACTTTTGGTGTTATCCTTAGTTGCCAATTAATCCCTTCAATAGAAAAGCCAGGTACCCATCGTGGCTATGGctttattgaatttggTACTGCAGATCAAGCAAAACTTGCGATAGAAACTATGAATGGCTTTGAAGTAGGCGGAAAACAACTCAAAGTTAATGTTGCAACTGCGCTTAAACCTCAAGTAGGCGGTGGGGGCGGAGGAACTCAATCAGGAGTTTCTGGAGCCACAGTTGGCCAAATACCTATGATTAATCCTATTCAAAATGTGATACCCTCCCAAATGCCCTCAATGGGTATTCCTCATCAAATGGTTTTACCTTCAATGATGCAAATGCCTAATGTGGCTCCGCCTCCACTCCCAATATACCAACAACCACCTGGGTATCCATTGAGCAATGGGCCTGCGCCATACCAGATCCCCGGTGCAATTTCAGGATCTGCTAGTAGCACCAACATTATTCTGCTTACAAATATGGTTGGCCctgatgaaattgatgatgaaCTTAAAGAGGAGGTTAAAATAGAGTGCAGTAAATATGGAAAAGTTTACGACGTTCGTATACATGTTTCGAACAATATTTCTAAACCTTCGGATAGAGTACGTATTTTCGTCGTATTTGAGTCGCCATCCATGGCACAAATTGCTGTTCCTGCACTTAATAACCGCTGGTTTGGCGGCAACCAGGTTTTTTGCAGCCTTTACAATACTGAAAGATACTACTCCTCCTTCCTCGATGACTAA